A single region of the Bacillus cereus genome encodes:
- a CDS encoding luciferase family protein: MSFSEMIRNEVLSWAGVSEKPHRFGGIEINYGKKELGHLHGEKLVDLPFPKVKRDELVNEGLVKPHHVLPESGWISYYIKSEEDIAFAIELFRMQYDRIQKRNKVDK, translated from the coding sequence ATGTCATTTAGTGAAATGATTAGAAATGAAGTGCTCAGCTGGGCGGGTGTTTCTGAAAAACCGCATCGATTTGGTGGTATTGAAATAAATTATGGTAAGAAAGAACTTGGTCATCTTCATGGTGAAAAGTTAGTTGATTTACCATTTCCGAAGGTAAAGCGAGATGAATTAGTGAACGAAGGGTTAGTGAAACCACATCACGTATTACCTGAATCAGGATGGATAAGTTATTATATAAAGAGTGAAGAGGATATTGCATTCGCAATTGAGTTATTTCGTATGCAATATGACCGAATACAAAAAAGAAATAAAGTAGATAAATAA
- a CDS encoding sigma-70 family RNA polymerase sigma factor, protein METEQLYEAYQPLLFSLAYRILGSVMDAEDIVHDVFISLNNIEDVQSIENMKAYLCKMVTNRSIDKLRSAAHKRNLYVGMWLPEPFVEETDDPSESFVMKESISTAYLLLLQQLSEVERVVFILREVFSYEYEEIASIVDKSSVTCRKIFQRARNSILDKPKQSTLSPKKMAAYVEKFVSSLQCGDAQGMLEVLKTDAIFKADGGGKVTTAINPIYSADKIIRLFFGIAKRLPEKYSVDFKKINGAPGVIVTINNKVTYVLSFAFEDEKISNIYMMVNPEKLMHLNVIV, encoded by the coding sequence ATGGAAACGGAGCAGTTATATGAAGCGTATCAACCGTTATTATTTTCGTTAGCATACAGAATCCTTGGGAGTGTTATGGATGCTGAGGATATCGTTCATGACGTTTTTATCTCGCTAAATAATATAGAGGACGTTCAATCTATAGAAAATATGAAAGCATATTTATGTAAAATGGTAACAAATCGCTCAATTGATAAATTACGTTCGGCAGCACATAAACGTAATTTATATGTAGGAATGTGGTTGCCGGAGCCATTTGTGGAAGAGACTGATGACCCATCTGAGTCATTTGTAATGAAAGAATCCATTTCTACGGCATATTTATTACTTTTACAACAACTGTCTGAGGTAGAGAGAGTTGTTTTCATATTAAGAGAGGTTTTCAGTTATGAATACGAAGAAATCGCTTCAATTGTTGATAAGAGTAGTGTGACCTGCCGAAAAATCTTTCAACGTGCACGGAACAGTATTTTGGATAAGCCGAAGCAATCAACATTAAGTCCGAAGAAAATGGCTGCCTATGTGGAAAAATTTGTATCTTCATTACAGTGTGGGGATGCGCAAGGCATGTTAGAAGTATTAAAAACAGATGCGATATTTAAAGCAGATGGTGGTGGTAAAGTTACAACTGCAATTAATCCGATTTATTCTGCAGATAAAATTATACGTTTGTTCTTTGGAATTGCAAAACGATTGCCAGAAAAGTATAGTGTTGATTTCAAAAAAATAAATGGTGCACCAGGCGTTATAGTTACAATAAATAATAAAGTGACGTATGTACTTTCATTCGCATTTGAGGATGAGAAAATTTCAAACATTTATATGATGGTTAATCCTGAAAAACTTATGCACTTAAATGTAATAGTATAA
- a CDS encoding HD domain-containing protein → MSKVLLQKANYLQSEELKLLKKAIHFAEKAHDGQYRQTGEPYIIHPFAITEILLNYKADITTLIAALLHDVVEDTEYSLEEIESHFGATIRYIVNGLTKGKKQQDQKKALYEAINFKKLLLSSQQDIRVGIIKVIDRLHNIKTLSVKKPAKQVAYANETLTLFAPLAKRLGLYTIQHELENLAFQYLHIERYTEVHKFLTGYVPHLQKNITHLRKGIHSFYDTNLSFEISYEFPPIYTAYSQLQEVENVSGISQICITTTSVLDCYKFLGIIHQLYKPTINYFEDNIALENSHFNNNLKTKINMNDTEQTIIIQTQLAKTLKNNGIFSLLNNRIVDVQAISYKIMNDTIVNNNLLNTDPIAFHNLVSYELFENTITAYTTDLQPIYLPEGATIIDFSFSAFPKIAHNMKKAIVNGIPVPLKTKVSHFDVIEIHFGLKQNLELDWLNYANTAKAQLIIQQKLS, encoded by the coding sequence ATGAGCAAGGTATTATTACAAAAGGCAAATTATCTTCAATCTGAGGAATTAAAACTATTAAAAAAAGCTATACATTTTGCAGAGAAAGCACATGACGGACAATACCGTCAAACTGGAGAACCGTACATCATTCATCCTTTCGCAATTACAGAAATACTGCTAAATTATAAAGCTGACATTACAACATTGATTGCTGCTTTATTACACGATGTTGTAGAAGATACCGAATATTCTCTAGAAGAAATTGAATCACATTTTGGTGCGACTATTCGATATATTGTAAATGGATTAACAAAAGGAAAAAAACAACAAGATCAAAAGAAAGCATTATACGAAGCAATTAATTTTAAAAAGTTACTATTATCCTCTCAACAAGATATACGTGTTGGCATTATTAAAGTTATAGATCGACTTCATAATATAAAAACATTGAGTGTTAAAAAGCCCGCAAAACAAGTAGCTTATGCGAATGAAACATTAACACTTTTTGCGCCACTTGCAAAGCGATTAGGGTTATATACAATCCAGCACGAATTAGAAAATCTTGCTTTTCAATATCTACATATAGAAAGATATACCGAAGTACATAAATTTTTAACCGGATATGTGCCGCATCTTCAAAAAAATATAACTCATTTAAGAAAGGGAATACATTCTTTTTATGATACTAACCTTTCATTTGAAATAAGCTATGAGTTCCCTCCAATTTATACTGCTTACTCACAATTACAAGAAGTAGAAAACGTATCAGGGATTTCACAAATTTGTATTACAACTACAAGTGTACTAGATTGCTATAAATTTCTTGGAATAATACATCAATTATACAAACCAACTATAAACTATTTCGAAGATAATATAGCACTTGAAAATAGCCATTTTAATAACAATTTAAAAACTAAAATCAATATGAATGATACTGAACAAACAATTATCATTCAAACACAATTAGCAAAAACATTAAAAAACAATGGTATTTTTTCTTTATTGAATAATAGAATTGTAGATGTTCAAGCAATATCTTATAAAATAATGAATGATACAATTGTGAATAATAATTTATTAAATACAGATCCAATCGCTTTCCACAATCTAGTATCGTATGAACTATTTGAAAATACCATTACGGCTTATACTACAGATTTACAACCTATTTATTTACCAGAGGGGGCTACAATTATTGATTTTTCTTTCTCTGCATTTCCAAAAATTGCACATAACATGAAAAAAGCAATAGTAAATGGAATACCCGTTCCACTTAAAACAAAGGTATCTCATTTTGACGTCATCGAAATCCATTTTGGTTTAAAACAAAACTTGGAATTAGATTGGCTAAATTACGCCAATACCGCTAAAGCACAATTAATTATCCAGCAAAAACTATCTTAA
- a CDS encoding exosporium glycoprotein BclB-related protein, giving the protein MSHNNCFGHNNCNPIVFTPECCNNPQTVPITSTQLGQLITLLNSLISAIAAFFANPSDANRLNLLNLFTQLLNLLNGLAPSPEGNYLKQLIQSIINVLQSPNPNLSELLSLLQQFYSALAPFFFSLIIDPASLQLLLNLLTQLIGATPGGGATGPTGPTGPTGATGSGGAGATGATGATGATGATGAGATGATGATGATGATGATGATGATGATGATGATGATGATGATGATGATGATGATGATGATGATGATGATGATGATGPTGATGATGGGAIIPYASGTTPAALVNALVANTGTLLGFGFSQPGVALTGGTDITLALGVGDYAFVAPRAGTITSLAGFFSATAALTVLTPVQIQMQILTAPAGSNTFTVQGAPLLLTPTFTTIAILDTASGIVAESIPVVAGEQILLYVSLTAASPIAAVAGFVSAGINIV; this is encoded by the coding sequence ATGTCACATAACAATTGTTTTGGTCATAATAACTGCAATCCGATAGTTTTCACTCCAGAATGTTGTAATAATCCACAAACAGTTCCAATTACTAGCACTCAATTAGGACAATTAATCACTTTACTAAATTCTTTAATTTCAGCTATTGCAGCATTTTTTGCAAATCCAAGTGATGCAAACAGATTAAATTTACTCAATTTGTTTACTCAACTATTAAATTTACTAAATGGATTAGCACCATCTCCAGAGGGTAATTATTTAAAACAACTAATTCAAAGTATTATCAATGTACTACAATCCCCTAATCCAAACTTAAGCGAATTACTTTCTTTATTACAACAATTCTACAGTGCCCTTGCACCATTCTTCTTCTCTCTAATTATTGATCCTGCGAGTTTACAACTTCTATTAAACTTATTAACACAACTAATTGGTGCTACTCCAGGAGGCGGAGCAACAGGTCCAACAGGTCCAACAGGTCCAACAGGAGCAACAGGATCAGGAGGAGCAGGAGCAACAGGAGCAACAGGGGCAACAGGAGCAACAGGAGCAACAGGGGCAGGAGCAACAGGAGCAACAGGAGCAACAGGAGCAACAGGAGCAACAGGGGCAACAGGAGCAACAGGAGCAACAGGAGCAACAGGAGCAACAGGAGCAACAGGAGCAACAGGAGCAACAGGAGCAACAGGAGCAACAGGAGCAACAGGAGCAACAGGAGCAACAGGAGCAACAGGAGCAACAGGAGCAACAGGAGCAACAGGAGCAACAGGAGCAACAGGAGCGACAGGTCCAACTGGTGCAACAGGAGCAACAGGAGGCGGAGCTATTATTCCGTATGCTTCAGGTACAACGCCAGCTGCGTTAGTTAACGCATTAGTAGCTAATACAGGAACTCTCCTTGGATTTGGTTTTAGTCAGCCTGGCGTAGCATTAACAGGTGGAACTGATATCACACTAGCGTTAGGGGTAGGTGATTATGCATTTGTAGCACCACGTGCAGGAACTATTACGTCATTAGCAGGTTTCTTTAGTGCAACAGCGGCATTAACGGTATTAACACCGGTACAAATTCAGATGCAAATATTAACTGCACCTGCAGGAAGTAATACGTTTACAGTTCAGGGAGCACCTCTATTATTAACACCAACATTTACTACAATAGCAATTTTGGACACAGCATCAGGGATCGTAGCTGAAAGTATTCCAGTAGTTGCTGGGGAACAAATACTATTATATGTTTCATTAACAGCTGCTAGTCCAATAGCTGCAGTTGCTGGATTTGTAAGTGCAGGTATTAATATCGTCTAA
- a CDS encoding helix-turn-helix domain-containing protein, producing MLCLECHGKIHGVNRVTHKELQRIRIEKSKERGVYKGKPKKYTETNESMKQALELFKNRKNKGYKVKQICNETGVSRTVLYEMENYSE from the coding sequence ATGTTATGTCTTGAATGTCATGGGAAGATACATGGCGTTAATAGAGTTACACATAAAGAATTACAAAGGATTAGAATAGAAAAATCAAAAGAACGTGGTGTGTATAAAGGAAAACCTAAGAAATACACTGAGACAAATGAAAGTATGAAACAAGCTTTAGAACTGTTTAAAAATCGTAAGAATAAAGGCTATAAAGTAAAGCAAATATGCAATGAAACAGGAGTTAGTCGTACTGTTTTGTACGAAATGGAAAATTACTCTGAGTAG
- a CDS encoding helix-turn-helix domain-containing protein, with the protein MEEIQLILAKNIKAIREKEKLSLEKVSQLTGVSKTMIGQIERGDSSPTLTTIWKIANGLKVSFTSLINNPQADTKVVLRNDVQVLSEDNGRYKVYPSFPFQDKRNFEIYTVEIETEGKLSSEAHKEGAEEFITVFEGELTIEINDCQYKLNSGDSIRFKADRPHTYKNSGRIVTRLSMTIYYPAS; encoded by the coding sequence ATGGAAGAAATTCAACTTATTTTGGCGAAAAATATAAAAGCAATACGTGAGAAAGAAAAATTAAGTTTAGAAAAAGTTTCCCAATTAACAGGTGTGAGTAAAACGATGATTGGACAAATTGAAAGAGGAGATTCAAGCCCGACACTTACAACAATATGGAAGATTGCGAATGGTTTAAAAGTGTCTTTTACCTCTTTAATCAATAATCCACAGGCTGATACGAAAGTAGTTTTACGAAATGATGTGCAAGTATTGTCTGAAGACAATGGGAGATATAAAGTGTATCCTTCTTTTCCTTTTCAAGATAAAAGGAACTTTGAAATCTATACGGTAGAAATTGAAACAGAAGGAAAATTAAGTTCGGAAGCACATAAAGAAGGAGCGGAAGAATTTATAACGGTGTTTGAAGGGGAATTGACAATTGAAATAAATGATTGTCAATACAAATTAAATAGCGGAGATTCAATTCGCTTTAAGGCGGATAGACCTCACACTTATAAAAATTCAGGAAGAATAGTAACTCGGTTAAGTATGACCATTTATTATCCAGCTTCATAA
- a CDS encoding DUF4183 domain-containing protein, giving the protein MPIIQPFMASRRFTSTLGAGTGAAFSIAATACLNDAGTTATAFPTFTYYNLYVNGIIQPSVNSSVTTGPTGAITIPGGDALDSGIPITIEFIVT; this is encoded by the coding sequence TTGCCAATCATTCAACCATTTATGGCTTCTAGGAGATTTACATCTACACTAGGAGCTGGAACAGGCGCAGCTTTTTCGATTGCTGCAACAGCTTGTTTAAACGATGCCGGTACTACTGCAACTGCCTTTCCAACTTTTACGTATTACAACCTCTATGTAAACGGCATAATTCAACCTAGCGTGAACTCCAGTGTCACCACAGGTCCTACTGGTGCTATTACAATTCCTGGCGGAGATGCATTAGACAGTGGAATCCCAATAACAATTGAATTTATCGTCACTTAA
- a CDS encoding LysE family translocator, whose translation MPLFSFLLFVFISSFTPGPNNFLAMTYANQLGLKRSMQFCFGVAFGFLLLTSLCSFFNIVLINILPKIELPLKILGVAYMLYLAIKILTSKGSTDPDEKDNKNLFTVGIFLQFVNPKGILFGLTVVSTFILPYYNSYSSYLLFSIFLGTVGLMSTFSWSLFGSIFQKLLVKHNQLFNIIMAVLLVFSAISIVIN comes from the coding sequence ATGCCTTTATTTTCTTTTTTATTATTTGTTTTTATAAGTAGCTTCACACCCGGTCCTAACAATTTTTTAGCTATGACATACGCAAATCAACTTGGTTTGAAAAGGAGCATGCAATTTTGCTTTGGAGTAGCTTTCGGTTTTCTCCTCCTCACTTCTTTATGTAGTTTCTTTAATATCGTACTAATTAATATTTTACCCAAAATCGAATTACCTTTAAAAATTTTAGGAGTAGCATACATGCTATATCTAGCTATTAAAATACTCACTAGTAAAGGCAGTACAGATCCCGATGAAAAAGATAATAAAAACTTATTTACAGTGGGGATTTTTCTTCAGTTTGTTAACCCTAAAGGGATATTATTCGGACTGACTGTAGTTTCTACTTTTATTCTCCCATACTACAATTCATATTCTAGTTACCTTCTTTTTTCAATATTTCTAGGTACAGTCGGTTTAATGAGTACGTTTAGTTGGAGCTTATTCGGTTCGATATTCCAAAAGCTTTTAGTAAAACATAACCAACTATTCAACATCATTATGGCAGTATTATTAGTTTTTAGTGCTATTTCAATTGTTATTAACTAG
- a CDS encoding cupin domain-containing protein → MTSNIDYTSPSTNFTYDLSKSNFFKKDVQNYINVLGMKQLNTLESTSLLDIYLSTGNVVEPHIHQNAAELVYCISGSAVVSLLNPFTNQILNLPIKPGQVANIPQAWWHYEIASADNTHLLAIFDAPTPEVIFGSDILRLTPTNMMAHTYCLNEQQWKQAVSPIQSTTVIGPPANCNQNRDMINRSTQPPTQQQNLYYQDSYYFPLYWGY, encoded by the coding sequence TTGACTTCTAATATCGACTACACTTCCCCCTCAACTAATTTCACTTATGATTTAAGTAAAAGTAATTTTTTTAAGAAAGATGTCCAAAATTATATAAACGTGCTTGGCATGAAACAATTAAACACTTTAGAAAGCACTTCTTTATTAGATATTTATTTAAGTACAGGCAACGTTGTAGAACCACATATTCATCAAAATGCAGCTGAACTCGTTTACTGTATTTCAGGATCTGCTGTTGTTTCTTTACTTAATCCATTTACGAATCAAATATTAAACTTACCGATAAAACCAGGGCAAGTTGCCAACATCCCACAAGCGTGGTGGCATTATGAAATTGCTTCAGCAGATAATACTCATTTATTAGCTATATTCGACGCCCCAACCCCAGAAGTTATTTTTGGTTCTGATATTTTAAGATTAACTCCCACTAATATGATGGCTCATACTTATTGCCTCAATGAACAACAATGGAAACAAGCAGTATCCCCAATTCAATCCACTACGGTAATTGGTCCTCCCGCAAACTGTAATCAAAACCGCGACATGATAAATCGGTCAACTCAGCCCCCTACTCAACAACAAAATCTATATTACCAAGATTCTTATTACTTCCCCCTATACTGGGGGTATTAA
- a CDS encoding phytoene desaturase family protein has translation MNTFDVAIVGGGLAGLTASIYLAKAGRKVIVLEKSSHFGGRGMTINKNGICMNLGAHALYRGGEAFITFNELGINLPGGIPSTKAHGIWKGDIFTIPTDFRSILSTPLLSWSAKVQFSRLMIHLGNLDVGKVPKMSLTTWAENEIKDPMVRNIFYALCRTTTYTYAPTIQLASSVLKQIQLSMKEGVFYVDGGWETIITKLRDIANNVGVQFLAKKHVLEIEHYEGKQRIHCFDDEVFEVGTVIVTTPPKEACKIIKGAEGTSLHRWSEQSVPVTVAALDIGLRRLTNPTHQFALGLDQPIFFTNQSRAAKLSEDGSIAVSLIKYHNPALELNHIQEDKEQLENTMELLHPNWKREVVAKQYLPKITVVHDFPHIDRVEKPGPNIPEMSGVYVAGDWTGHDEILADAAVASGKRAALHILKQSESEAVHHGNGAVI, from the coding sequence ATGAATACATTTGATGTAGCAATTGTTGGCGGTGGGCTTGCTGGGCTAACAGCATCTATATATTTAGCGAAAGCTGGAAGGAAAGTTATTGTATTAGAAAAATCTAGTCACTTCGGTGGTCGAGGGATGACTATAAATAAAAATGGCATTTGTATGAATCTTGGTGCACATGCTTTATATAGAGGTGGAGAAGCGTTTATAACTTTTAATGAACTAGGTATAAATCTTCCGGGGGGAATCCCATCTACAAAAGCACATGGAATATGGAAAGGGGATATTTTCACCATCCCAACAGATTTTCGCTCTATTTTATCAACACCGTTACTTTCATGGTCTGCAAAAGTACAGTTCTCTCGTCTTATGATTCATTTGGGGAATTTAGATGTAGGAAAAGTTCCAAAAATGAGTCTAACTACATGGGCAGAAAATGAGATTAAAGATCCAATGGTTCGAAATATATTTTATGCATTATGCCGAACAACAACATATACGTATGCTCCTACAATACAATTAGCATCTTCCGTACTAAAGCAAATACAGCTTTCTATGAAAGAAGGGGTATTTTATGTAGATGGTGGTTGGGAGACGATAATAACAAAATTAAGAGACATAGCGAATAATGTCGGGGTGCAATTTTTGGCTAAAAAGCATGTTTTGGAAATAGAGCATTACGAAGGTAAACAAAGAATACATTGTTTTGATGATGAGGTATTTGAAGTAGGTACAGTCATCGTGACGACTCCACCGAAGGAAGCTTGTAAAATAATAAAAGGTGCAGAAGGAACAAGTTTGCATAGATGGAGTGAACAATCGGTACCAGTTACCGTTGCTGCATTAGATATTGGTTTGAGACGATTAACCAATCCTACACATCAATTTGCATTAGGGTTAGATCAACCTATATTTTTCACGAATCAATCAAGAGCAGCTAAATTAAGTGAAGATGGATCAATTGCAGTGAGTCTAATTAAATACCATAACCCTGCGCTAGAGCTGAATCATATTCAAGAAGATAAAGAACAGTTAGAAAATACGATGGAATTGTTACATCCAAATTGGAAAAGAGAAGTTGTTGCAAAGCAATATTTACCAAAAATAACGGTAGTACATGATTTTCCTCATATTGACCGCGTTGAAAAACCGGGCCCTAATATACCTGAAATGTCAGGTGTTTATGTTGCAGGAGATTGGACTGGGCATGATGAAATATTAGCTGATGCTGCAGTAGCAAGCGGAAAACGTGCAGCGTTACACATTTTAAAGCAATCCGAAAGTGAGGCAGTTCATCATGGAAACGGAGCAGTTATATGA